In Solanum pennellii chromosome 3, SPENNV200, a single window of DNA contains:
- the LOC107014637 gene encoding nucleobase-ascorbate transporter 6 isoform X1 has product MAAKSDEPAPHPPKDQLPNVSYCITSPPPWPEAILLGFQHYLVMLGTAVIITTALVPQMGGGNEEKAKVIQTVLFVAGLNTLLQSYFGTRLPAVIGASYTFVAPTISIILSGRWSDPDPESRFKKIMRATQGALIVASTIQIVLGFSGLWRNVVRFLSPLSAVPLVALVGFGLYEFGFPGVAKCVEIGLPELVLLVIFSQYLAHLIRPGKHIFDRFAVLFTVAIVWIYAHLLTVGGAYNGAAPITQASCRTDRAGLIDGAPWIRVPYPFQWGAPSFDAGEAFAMMMAAFVALVESTGAFIATTRYASATPLPPSVLSRGVGWQGIGILLSGLFGTGNGSSVSVENVGLLALTRVGSRRVVQIAAGFMIFFSILGKFGAVFASIPTSIVGALYCILFAYVGVGGLSFLQFCNLNSFRSKFILGFSIFLGLSIPQYFNEHTVIEGYGPVHTSGRWFNDMVNVPFSSEAFVAGILAYFLDNTMHKRDGQVRKDRGKPWWDKFKSFKTDTRSEEFYSLPFNLNKYFPSV; this is encoded by the exons ATGGCAGCAAAGTCTGATGAACCAGCGCCACATCCACCAAAAGATCAGCTTCCTAATGTTTCTTACTGCATTACTAGTCCTCCTCCATGGC CTGAGGCAATCCTTCTTGGATTTCAGCATTATCTGGTTATGCTTGGTACCGCAGTTATCATTACTACAGCTCTGGTTCCCCAGATGGGAGGAGGAAAT GAGGAGAAAGCCAAAGTTATTCAGACAGTGCTATTTGTTGCTGGGCTGAACACCTTGTTGCAATCTTACTTTGGAACTAGACTACCAGCTGTGATCGGAGCGTCTTATACCTTTGTTGCACCTACAATTTCGATTATCCTTTCGGGACGATGGAGTGACCCAGACCCTGAGTCG CGATTTAAGAAGATAATGAGGGCCACCCAGGGTGCACTTATTGTTGCTTCGACAATTCAGATTGTCTTAGGTTTCAGTGGTCTCTGGCGCAATGTTGTGAG GTTTCTGAGCCCACTTTCAGCTGTTCCTTTAGTTGCTCTTGTCGGCTTCGGGCTCTATGAGTTTGGTTTTCCAGGG gttGCCAAATGTGTTGAAATTGGGTTGCCAGAGCTGGTCCTTTTGGTCATTTTCTCTCAA TATTTGGCTCATCTGATACGCCCGGGGAAGCATATATTTGATCGTTTTGCTGTTCTTTTCACCGTTGCAATTGTATGGATTTACGCCCACTTACTTACAGTGGGTGGGGCTTACAATGGAGCTGCACCAATTACCCAAGCAAGCTGCAGAACTGATCGTGCTGGACTCATTGATGGTGCCCCATG GATTAGAGTTCCATACCCCTTCCAATGGGGTGCACCTTCATTTGATGCTGGTGAAGCATTTGCTATGATGATGGCTGCATTTGTTGCTCTTGTTGAG TCCACTGGTGCCTTTATTGCAACTACGAGATATGCAAGTGCTACTCCATTGCCACCATCTGTACTCAGCAGAGGTGTAGGCTGGCAG GGAATTGGCATTTTGCTGTCTGGCTTGTTTGGCACTGGGAATGGATCTTCTGTATCTGT TGAAAATGTGGGGCTTTTAGCACTGACGCGTGTTGGTAGCAGAAGAGTAGTTCAGATAGCTGCTggatttatgattttcttttcaattcttg GAAAATTTGGAGCAGTCTTTGCTTCAATACCAACATCGATTGTAGGTGCTTTGTATTGCATTTTATTCGCTTATGTGG GCGTAGGTGGCTTAAGCTTCCTTCAGTTTTGCAATCTGAACAGTTTCCGTAGCAAGTTCATACTAGGCTTCTCCATCTTTCTGGGTTTGTCAATTCCGCAGTACTTCAATGAACACACAGTTATTGAGGGTTATGGACCTGTTCACACGAGTGGACGATGG TTCAACGATATGGTTAACGTGCCATTCTCATCGGAAGCTTTTGTTGCGGGTATCCTGGCTTATTTCTTGGACAACACAATGCACAAAAGGGATGGTCAGGTAAGGAAAGACAGAGGCAAGCCATGGTGGGACAAGTTCAAGTCTTTCAAGACGGACACGAGAAGTGAGGAATTCTATTCCCTCCCATTCAATCTCAACAAGTATTTCCCATCCGTGTGA
- the LOC107014637 gene encoding nucleobase-ascorbate transporter 6 isoform X2: MLGTAVIITTALVPQMGGGNEEKAKVIQTVLFVAGLNTLLQSYFGTRLPAVIGASYTFVAPTISIILSGRWSDPDPESRFKKIMRATQGALIVASTIQIVLGFSGLWRNVVRFLSPLSAVPLVALVGFGLYEFGFPGVAKCVEIGLPELVLLVIFSQYLAHLIRPGKHIFDRFAVLFTVAIVWIYAHLLTVGGAYNGAAPITQASCRTDRAGLIDGAPWIRVPYPFQWGAPSFDAGEAFAMMMAAFVALVESTGAFIATTRYASATPLPPSVLSRGVGWQGIGILLSGLFGTGNGSSVSVENVGLLALTRVGSRRVVQIAAGFMIFFSILGKFGAVFASIPTSIVGALYCILFAYVGVGGLSFLQFCNLNSFRSKFILGFSIFLGLSIPQYFNEHTVIEGYGPVHTSGRWFNDMVNVPFSSEAFVAGILAYFLDNTMHKRDGQVRKDRGKPWWDKFKSFKTDTRSEEFYSLPFNLNKYFPSV; encoded by the exons ATGCTTGGTACCGCAGTTATCATTACTACAGCTCTGGTTCCCCAGATGGGAGGAGGAAAT GAGGAGAAAGCCAAAGTTATTCAGACAGTGCTATTTGTTGCTGGGCTGAACACCTTGTTGCAATCTTACTTTGGAACTAGACTACCAGCTGTGATCGGAGCGTCTTATACCTTTGTTGCACCTACAATTTCGATTATCCTTTCGGGACGATGGAGTGACCCAGACCCTGAGTCG CGATTTAAGAAGATAATGAGGGCCACCCAGGGTGCACTTATTGTTGCTTCGACAATTCAGATTGTCTTAGGTTTCAGTGGTCTCTGGCGCAATGTTGTGAG GTTTCTGAGCCCACTTTCAGCTGTTCCTTTAGTTGCTCTTGTCGGCTTCGGGCTCTATGAGTTTGGTTTTCCAGGG gttGCCAAATGTGTTGAAATTGGGTTGCCAGAGCTGGTCCTTTTGGTCATTTTCTCTCAA TATTTGGCTCATCTGATACGCCCGGGGAAGCATATATTTGATCGTTTTGCTGTTCTTTTCACCGTTGCAATTGTATGGATTTACGCCCACTTACTTACAGTGGGTGGGGCTTACAATGGAGCTGCACCAATTACCCAAGCAAGCTGCAGAACTGATCGTGCTGGACTCATTGATGGTGCCCCATG GATTAGAGTTCCATACCCCTTCCAATGGGGTGCACCTTCATTTGATGCTGGTGAAGCATTTGCTATGATGATGGCTGCATTTGTTGCTCTTGTTGAG TCCACTGGTGCCTTTATTGCAACTACGAGATATGCAAGTGCTACTCCATTGCCACCATCTGTACTCAGCAGAGGTGTAGGCTGGCAG GGAATTGGCATTTTGCTGTCTGGCTTGTTTGGCACTGGGAATGGATCTTCTGTATCTGT TGAAAATGTGGGGCTTTTAGCACTGACGCGTGTTGGTAGCAGAAGAGTAGTTCAGATAGCTGCTggatttatgattttcttttcaattcttg GAAAATTTGGAGCAGTCTTTGCTTCAATACCAACATCGATTGTAGGTGCTTTGTATTGCATTTTATTCGCTTATGTGG GCGTAGGTGGCTTAAGCTTCCTTCAGTTTTGCAATCTGAACAGTTTCCGTAGCAAGTTCATACTAGGCTTCTCCATCTTTCTGGGTTTGTCAATTCCGCAGTACTTCAATGAACACACAGTTATTGAGGGTTATGGACCTGTTCACACGAGTGGACGATGG TTCAACGATATGGTTAACGTGCCATTCTCATCGGAAGCTTTTGTTGCGGGTATCCTGGCTTATTTCTTGGACAACACAATGCACAAAAGGGATGGTCAGGTAAGGAAAGACAGAGGCAAGCCATGGTGGGACAAGTTCAAGTCTTTCAAGACGGACACGAGAAGTGAGGAATTCTATTCCCTCCCATTCAATCTCAACAAGTATTTCCCATCCGTGTGA
- the LOC107012872 gene encoding protein PRD1, giving the protein MYFATSQLPHSPPSPSLEPPLTCAQGHSSTMIIPTDEGGSICLLCLSNLISNPRSPTVHVSYALSQLSIALFQPSFRQTFFTFHSHFLISPLVGVLSSFYDEPIAKQTMDLIMQLCEAPDCDVHAEFVARLADRLSSGSLAWSQRQLHSLHCLGLLLDYQKNHSYCLEETDALIFNLVSGLQLSSEDIQGEILFVLYKLFLLNGSQDGEDPPSLFGHFSKLLDLALAVLMKAQSDDVRLNCIAFLTVMMQRGFFQTTSIIGTRSRSSYDVDHLMETNEQISDGPLAILFAEAVKGPLLSSDNQVQIAALDLLYLYLSGKDVLENEIQVFVEENIADYAFEVLRLSGCKDPTIKSCIQLLDILATAEQAFRQRLAIGFMALIPVLHHVAEIPFHPVQTKTLRLIWNSVENCPGVVSKSQVEEISLSLTGMLKKNLDGEIGMLPETLALVCSIFVALMKCSSTCGISSFSLTIQDASRNCILTSLINYGKYPGQLLNSLYLLKEAYSYSFGMNSSSSMNTDLRRSIIDVCKTHILPWFMKSLHEMEDEDIPAAILENFYSILLQDSETETKIFANVLLTSSWFSFAYGCLGLFPSEKMKRNVYLIFSVMTDIILGVDSARCISDAAPHLPSDPIDLLFLLGHKSSQNVELSSRQLAVLLLLYISSLYDDRIADDKLVLASLEQYILLNSSENMHGASVLGIFMGIFINLYALYRGLAKVSYQIPYSPEAERIVFHLLAEKGWDLLSTRIHVTSLKWLFQQEKICNVLSAQILKFCRCNCSTINQINIHGEANQKIDVYVMTELVALGDNFLGMLMVFLLGEAGEQYSEYDIVSVVNTIKRIIEISPSTSDQFCMHGIATAIKNLYYKFGHSLSPDTFMSISELVSCILQAVHSEFLSDDEPWVAIVVKIIDYLIPSVAADGWTPGTLVSIGSLSMVLHHSVNQVMVEASKTIILSTHLLSLVNTTIANACSKGPSLVEQDEGTRSVEALVFVLSLLFFSLRSAHAILPGIMDFQYLLDPTNIPQPWPYISIQCHDLCKLLHFGSIPIKLLSSQYLLELFSGIEDERSRKSDTLEFRTNYLSSIMAVLEGQLFSSDMSVAMNCSLCLSMLIGWQDVDTEVSAIQRNNWCRFIVEELVISLAAPSLASKSFMIHHKPAILIAVELLRRKKVLQWMTSIFDESCIFAITRNITNSNLSAELVFLLRKLLNYGFLNDEQIAALNQVFQECRKCIYTDKLQNAGAEEKTWNVAAASDYVGKVCQFLISLVTTQPSSGMESSRFQSGKRELLEEIDLFSKCLMRED; this is encoded by the exons ATGTATTTCGCCACTTCTCAACTCCCCCACTCACCACCGTCGCCATCGCTGGAACCACCGTTAACATGCGCACAAGGCCATAGCTCGACTATGATTATCCCAACTGATGAAGGCGGATCAATTTGTCTGCTCTGCTTGTCTAATCTCATTTCCAATCCGAGATCGCCGACCGTTCACGTGTCCTACGCTCTCTCTCAGTTATCTATCGCGCTTTTCCAACCGAGTTTCCGCCAAACCTTCTTCACATTCCACTCTCATTTCCTAATCTCGCCTCTCGTCGGTGTTCTATCTTCCTTCTATGATGAACCCATAGCCAAGCAAACTATGGATTTGATTATGCAGTTGTGTGAAGCTCCAGACTGCGATGTGCATGCAGAGTTTGTGGCTCGGCTAGCAGATCGCCTTTCCAGCGGCTCTTTAGCTTGGAGTCAGAGACAGCTCCACTCG cttCACTGCTTAGGTCTTCTCTTGGATTACCAAAAAAACCATTCCTATTGTCTCGAAGAAACGGATGCCCTCATTTTCAATCTCGTCAGCGGCCTTCAATTGTCCAG TGAAGATATTCAGGGGGAAATCCTGTTTGTTCTATACAAATTATTCCTACTCAATGGGTCTCAAGACGGTGAAGATCCTCCTAGTTTATTTGGTCATTTCTCGAAGCTCCTAGACTTAGCACTGGCAGTTCTCATGAAAGCTCAAAGTGATGATGTTCGCTTAAACTGTATAG CATTCTTAACAGTAATGATGCAAAGAGGATTCTTTCAAACTACTTCTATAATTGGCACAAGGAGCAGGAGTTCTTATGATGTTGACCACTTGATGGAAACAAATGAGCAGATATCAGATGGGCCTCTAGCTATCTTGTTTGCAGAGGCAGTCAAAGGCCCACTGCTTTCTTCTGATAATCAAGTTCAAATAGCAGCGCTAGATTTACTTTATCTTTATCTGTCGGGGAAAGATGTCTTAGAAAATGAAATCCAAGTATTTGTTGAAGAGAACATTGCAGACTATGCGTTTGAAGTGCTGAGGTTGTCAG GATGCAAAGATCCAACAATTAAATCTTGTATTCAGCTTCTTGATATTTTAGCAACTGCTGAGCAAGCATTTAGACAGAGACTTGCAATTGGGTTCATGGCCCTGATTCCAGTTCTGCATCATGTTGCTGAAATTCCTTTCCACCCTGTACAGACTAAGACACTCAGGCTTATTTGGAACTCTGTGGAGAACTGCCCAGGGGTGGTATCCAAGTCTCAGGTAGAAGAAATAAGCCTTTCATTGACAGGAATGCTCAAGAAAAATCTTGACGGAGAAATAGGCATGCTTCCAGAGACATTAGCTCTGGTCTGTTCAATATTTGTTGCACTTATGAAATGTTCATCTACCTGTGGGATTTCAAGTTTCTCACTAACAATTCAGGATGCATCAAGAAATTGCATCTTAacttctttaattaattatggcAAATACCCGGGTCAACTTTTGAACTCTCTTTACCTACTGAAAGAGGCATATTCATATAGTTTTGGGATGAATTCCTCAAGCTCAATGAACACAGATCTTAGAAGAAGCATTATAGATGTATGCAAAACACATATATTACCGTGGTTTATGAAATCCCTTCATGAGATGGAAGATGAGGATATTCCAGCTGCAATACTTGAAAATTTCTATTCCATATTGCTACAAGATTCAGAAACCGAAACCAAAATATTTGCAAATGTTCTGCTCACATCTTCCTGGTTCAGTTTTGCATATGGATGTTTAGGCCTTTTCCCTTCTGAAAAGATGAAAAGGAATGTTTATCTTATCTTTAGTGTGATGACAGATATCATTCTTGGGGTTGATTCTGCGCGGTGCATTAGCGATGCTGCTCCACATCTTCCATCTGATCCTATAGATTTGCTTTTCCTTTTGGGCCATAAAAGCTCCCAAAATGTTGAATTGTCTTCTCGGCAACTGGCAGTTCTGTTGTTACTGTACATCAGCTCACTGTATGACGATCG AATTGCAGATGATAAGCTTGTGTTAGCTTCATTGGAGCAATATATTCTACTTAACAGCAGCGAAAACATGCATGGAGCTTCTGTTTTGGGAATATTTATGGGAATATTTATAAATCTTTATGCACTATACAGAGGTTTAGCCAAGGTGAGCTACCAAATCCCCTACAGCCCAGAGGCTGAAAGGATTGTGTTCCACCTACTTGCGGAAAAGGGCTGGGATTTGCTATCTACTAGAATCCACGTAACATCTTTGAAATGGTTGTTCCAACAAGAGAAAATCTGCAACGTGTTGTCTGCCcagattttgaaattttgcagATGCAATTGCTCCACCATAAACCAGATAAATATCCATGGTGAAGCCAATCAGAAGATAGATGTGTATGTTATGACAGAACTTGTAGCTTTGGGGGATAACTTTTTAGGTATGCTCATGGTGTTTCTATTGGGAGAGGCTGGAGAACAATATTCCGAGTATGACATTGTTTCAGTGGTGAATACCATAAAACGTATAATAGAAATCTCACCTAGTACTTCAGATCAATTCTGCATGCACGGGATAGCTACTGCAATTAAGAACCTTTACTATAAGTTTGGTCATTCTTTATCCCCAGATACTTTCATGTCAATCTCTGAACTAGTATCCTGCATTCTTCAAGCAGTACACTCTGAATTCCTCTCTGATGATGAACCCTGGGTTGCAATTGTGGTGAAA ATTATCGACTACCTGATCCCCTCAGTAGCTGCAGATGGATGGACACCAGGAACTCTTGTATCAATTGGCAGTCTTTCTATGGTTTTGCATCACTCAGTGAATCAAGTGATGGTTGAAGCTTCGAAAACCATAATCCTTAGTACTCATTTGCTATCATTGGTTAATACCACTATCGCCAATGCCTGTTCCAAAGGACCTTCACTTGTTGAACAAGACGAAGGAACAAGATCTGTAGAAGCTCTTGTTTTTGTGCTTTcacttcttttcttctctttgagAAG TGCACATGCCATTTTACCGGGGATTATGGACTTCCAATATCTGCTGGATCCTACCAACATACCACAACCCTGGCCTTATATTAGTATACAGTGCCACGATTTGTGCAAGTTATTGCATTTTGGATCTATTCCTATTAAGTTACTTAGCTCGCAATACCTTCTGGAGTTATTCAGCGGAATAGAAGACGAGAGAAGTAGAAAATCAGACACATTAGAATTCAGAACTAATTATTTGTCGTCTATAATGGCTGTTTTAGAAGGCCAACTATTTTCAAGTGACATGTCTGTAGCAATGAACTGTTCCCTCTGTTTGTCTATGCTCATTGGGTGGCAAGATGTGGACACAGAAGTATCAGCTATACAAAGGAACAACTGGTGTCGGTTTATAGTAGAAGAATTAGTGATATCCTTGGCAGCTCCATCTTTGGCTTCAAAATCTTTCATGATCCATCACAAGCCTGCAATTCTTATTGCAGTTGAACTGCTGAGAAGAAAGAAAGTTCTCCAATGGATGACTTCAATCTTCGATGAATCTTGCATATTTGCCATTACTAGAAACATTACAAATTCTAATTTGAGCGCTGAGTTGGTGTTCCTCTTAAGGAAGTTGCTTAATTATGGTTTTCTGAATGATGAACAAATTGCTGCTCTAAATCAAGTATTCCAG GAATGCAGAAAATGTATCTACACAGACAAACTTCAAAATGCTGGGGCAGAGGAGAAGACATGGAATGTAGCAGCTGCTTCAGATTATGTAGGTAAAGTTTGTCAGTTTCTCATTAGCCTAGTAACGACTCAGCCATCTAGTGGTATGGAGTCTTCAAGATTTCAAAGTGGGAAAAGGGAATTGCTGGAAGAAATAgacttattttcaaaatgtttaatGAGGGAAGATTGA